A genomic region of Lachnoclostridium edouardi contains the following coding sequences:
- a CDS encoding GntR family transcriptional regulator translates to MAKEKTLKDNIYNSILEGIINYEYVPNQIITEKEMVQKYGCSKSPIREALIALCTDGVLRSIPRCGYEIIQLTVDDIRNIQNYRLVLECGMLRFYYNKVTDQQLNRLRQLDQVCNSTDDAWSHWKHNIEFHLQLISLSQNIYAYQELNRAMTILLRAYAQHYRNKWNPIVPPTDTRYHCKLLEALETSDLEMAREALGNDLNDFGEVRLF, encoded by the coding sequence ATGGCAAAAGAGAAGACTTTAAAAGATAATATTTACAATTCGATTTTAGAGGGAATTATTAATTATGAATATGTGCCTAATCAGATTATTACAGAAAAAGAAATGGTGCAGAAATACGGCTGCAGCAAATCTCCTATACGGGAGGCCCTGATTGCTCTTTGTACAGACGGGGTTCTCCGCAGCATTCCCAGATGCGGCTATGAGATCATCCAGCTTACAGTAGACGATATACGGAACATTCAAAATTACCGTTTGGTTTTAGAGTGCGGTATGTTAAGGTTTTATTATAATAAAGTTACTGACCAGCAGCTTAACCGTTTAAGACAGTTAGACCAGGTGTGCAACAGTACGGACGACGCGTGGAGCCACTGGAAGCACAACATAGAATTTCATCTTCAGCTGATTTCCCTGTCCCAAAATATATATGCGTACCAGGAGCTAAACCGGGCTATGACAATTCTTTTAAGGGCTTACGCCCAGCACTACCGGAACAAGTGGAATCCCATTGTGCCTCCTACAGACACCAGATATCACTGTAAACTTTTGGAAGCCTTAGAGACATCTGATTTAGAGATGGCTAGGGAAGCTCTTGGCAATGATTTAAATGATTTTGGTGAGGTCAGATTATTTTGA
- a CDS encoding alanyl-tRNA editing protein translates to MERLYYKLPYVKEFDGTVKECREGKKGRYEVILDKTAFFPEGGGQPGDTGLLDQVRVLDQVRVLDQVRVLDTKEKDGQVIHFTDKFLEPGTTVHGVLDWEKRFENMQGHSGEHILTGLIHKTYGYDNVGFHMGSEEITIDFNGVVEPEMLAALEVEANKIVSANIPFLVSCPSKEELEQMEYRSKKELTGEVRIITIPDVDVCACCGTHVERSGEVGIIKVLGMINYKGGVRISMLCGMPAFRKLDCYEKQIGELSVLLSAKQEKIVETVAKLKGENQEKDMKLNKLYQTMFETKAEGYPVSSQPLVVFEKDLEPVQIRQLCTMLYEKNKGNVVVVCSQKGDTFQYAAGSSSVDMKVFSKTLNGLLNGRGGGSSLMAQGTFQAEAEAIEAAVKANA, encoded by the coding sequence ATGGAAAGATTATATTATAAGCTGCCTTATGTAAAAGAGTTTGACGGAACTGTAAAGGAGTGCAGAGAAGGCAAAAAAGGCAGGTATGAGGTTATTTTAGACAAAACCGCATTTTTCCCGGAGGGAGGCGGACAGCCTGGAGATACAGGACTGCTGGATCAGGTCAGGGTGCTGGATCAGGTCAGGGTGCTGGATCAGGTCAGGGTGCTGGATACAAAGGAAAAGGATGGACAGGTCATCCATTTTACAGATAAGTTTTTAGAGCCTGGAACAACAGTTCACGGAGTTTTAGATTGGGAGAAACGATTTGAAAACATGCAGGGTCATTCTGGAGAGCATATTCTCACCGGTTTGATACATAAGACATATGGATATGATAACGTAGGCTTTCACATGGGAAGCGAGGAGATCACCATTGATTTTAACGGAGTGGTAGAGCCTGAGATGTTAGCAGCCCTGGAGGTGGAGGCCAACAAAATCGTAAGCGCCAATATTCCTTTTTTAGTTTCCTGTCCTTCTAAGGAGGAGCTGGAGCAAATGGAGTACCGCAGCAAAAAGGAGCTGACTGGGGAGGTAAGAATTATTACAATTCCTGACGTGGACGTATGCGCCTGCTGCGGAACACATGTGGAGCGTTCCGGAGAAGTGGGAATTATTAAAGTGCTGGGCATGATTAACTATAAAGGCGGCGTGCGTATCTCCATGCTGTGCGGTATGCCTGCTTTCAGAAAGTTAGATTGTTACGAAAAACAGATTGGCGAACTTTCTGTGCTTTTGTCAGCAAAACAGGAAAAGATTGTGGAGACTGTGGCTAAGCTGAAGGGAGAAAACCAGGAAAAGGATATGAAGCTGAATAAATTGTATCAAACCATGTTTGAGACAAAGGCAGAAGGATATCCTGTAAGCAGCCAGCCTCTTGTGGTTTTTGAAAAGGATTTGGAGCCGGTGCAGATTCGCCAGCTTTGCACTATGCTTTATGAAAAAAATAAAGGAAACGTAGTGGTAGTATGTTCCCAAAAGGGGGATACCTTCCAATATGCGGCAGGCAGCAGCAGCGTGGACATGAAAGTATTCAGCAAAACATTAAACGGCCTGTTAAACGGAAGAGGAGGGGGAAGCAGCCTGATGGCTCAAGGCACCTTCCAGGCAGAGGCAGAGGCTATTGAAGCTGCCGTAAAGGCCAACGCGTAA
- a CDS encoding L-cysteine desulfidase family protein, whose translation MEKTMYENYLNILKSELIPALGCTEPISIAYAGAKARKLLGKIPESMEVYCSGNIIKNVKSVIVPNSGGERGIEIAAVLGVLGGDEENGLEVLEGVTEEEREKAKKLVQADFCKCRLQEEAENLYVRVKVMAEGQWAEATVAGQHTFIARLVKNGKIIYEQSQGQKEEVYGDKSLMTVKGILEFADCVEIKDVEEMLKKQAEYNEALADEGMKHHYGADIGKILFQKNRSIADVAKARAAAASDARMGGCSLPAVINSGSGNQGITVSVPVVEFGKAWNVGQEKMYRALVVSNLLSIHQKQYVGRLSAYCGAVSAACGAGAAIMYMSGGDYKAVSMLITNTIANVGGIICDGAKPSCASKIAASLEAAFLAYEMSREGKTFLPGEGVVKENVEETIKSIGYIGRVGMKQTDIEVLNIMMDNIDLRENMKKI comes from the coding sequence ATGGAAAAGACAATGTATGAAAATTATTTAAATATTTTAAAAAGTGAATTGATTCCCGCTTTAGGCTGCACTGAGCCAATATCTATTGCCTATGCCGGGGCGAAGGCCAGAAAGCTTTTGGGAAAAATTCCAGAGTCAATGGAGGTATATTGCAGCGGGAACATTATTAAAAATGTAAAGAGTGTAATTGTCCCAAATTCTGGAGGAGAAAGGGGGATTGAGATAGCGGCAGTACTTGGGGTTTTAGGAGGGGATGAAGAAAACGGCCTGGAAGTATTGGAGGGCGTTACAGAGGAGGAAAGAGAAAAGGCAAAAAAGCTGGTTCAGGCAGACTTTTGCAAATGCAGGCTTCAGGAGGAAGCAGAGAATCTGTATGTAAGAGTGAAAGTAATGGCAGAGGGCCAGTGGGCGGAGGCCACTGTGGCAGGTCAGCACACGTTTATCGCCAGGTTGGTGAAAAACGGAAAAATTATTTATGAGCAAAGTCAGGGCCAGAAAGAAGAGGTTTACGGCGACAAGTCGTTAATGACAGTGAAAGGCATTCTGGAATTTGCCGACTGTGTGGAAATTAAAGATGTAGAGGAAATGCTTAAAAAGCAGGCAGAGTATAATGAAGCTTTAGCGGACGAGGGCATGAAGCATCACTACGGTGCAGATATTGGAAAGATTCTTTTTCAGAAGAACAGAAGCATTGCCGACGTGGCAAAGGCCAGAGCCGCCGCTGCATCTGATGCCAGAATGGGAGGCTGCTCTCTGCCGGCAGTTATTAATTCAGGAAGCGGCAATCAGGGGATTACCGTATCAGTGCCTGTTGTGGAATTTGGAAAGGCTTGGAACGTGGGTCAAGAAAAAATGTACAGAGCCCTGGTAGTCAGCAATCTGCTTTCTATTCATCAAAAACAGTATGTAGGCAGACTGTCCGCTTACTGCGGAGCCGTAAGCGCCGCCTGCGGGGCAGGGGCAGCTATTATGTATATGAGCGGCGGAGATTATAAAGCAGTGTCCATGTTAATAACAAATACAATTGCCAATGTAGGCGGGATTATCTGCGACGGGGCAAAGCCCTCCTGCGCTTCTAAAATTGCAGCTTCTTTAGAAGCGGCATTTCTGGCGTATGAGATGAGCAGGGAGGGAAAAACCTTTCTCCCGGGAGAAGGGGTAGTAAAGGAAAATGTAGAGGAAACTATTAAAAGTATAGGCTATATTGGGCGGGTAGGAATGAAACAGACAGACATAGAGGTTCTGAATATTATGATGGACAATATAGACCTGAGAGAGAATATGAAAAAAATTTAA
- a CDS encoding AI-2E family transporter, whose translation MNLDKNQIKKIQGLILYTVIVTAVAIHYRQVLAVIARGFHMALPFLLGAAIAFILNVPMRNIERWLQRGKPGKKWHRLTALILTLILVAGVLVLVTFVVLPQLFTTIMGLQKSIPVFVEHMIVELEGLFITYPDVVEYLNSIVIDWNSVFDSMIGFLKNGAGSVFSATFSAAVSIVSGFTSFGIGFVFSIYILLQKENLSRQFVKLLKAFLPKAVAERTLEIAAMTERIFSNFLAGQCVEAVILGTMFFIAMTILDMPYALLIGVLIAFTALIPIFGAFIGCAVGVFLMLMLNPMTALAFFILFNVLQQIEGNLIYPHVVGGSVGLPSIWVLMAVTIGGSLMGVVGMLVFIPLCSVLYTLLKEEVNRRLSVK comes from the coding sequence ATGAATTTAGACAAAAATCAGATTAAAAAAATTCAGGGACTGATTTTATATACAGTAATTGTCACAGCTGTGGCAATACATTATCGTCAGGTGCTGGCTGTAATCGCCAGAGGATTCCACATGGCTCTTCCTTTCCTTTTGGGGGCGGCTATAGCCTTTATTTTAAATGTGCCTATGAGGAATATAGAGCGCTGGCTTCAAAGAGGAAAGCCTGGAAAGAAGTGGCACAGGCTTACAGCCTTAATATTAACCTTAATATTAGTGGCAGGCGTTCTTGTCTTAGTCACATTTGTAGTGCTGCCTCAGCTATTTACTACAATTATGGGACTGCAGAAAAGCATTCCTGTTTTTGTGGAGCACATGATAGTAGAGCTGGAAGGTTTATTTATCACATATCCTGACGTAGTAGAATATTTAAACAGCATTGTAATCGACTGGAATTCTGTGTTTGACAGTATGATCGGATTCTTAAAAAACGGCGCAGGCTCAGTGTTCAGCGCTACCTTTTCAGCGGCTGTGTCCATTGTAAGCGGATTTACTTCATTTGGCATTGGATTTGTTTTTTCTATTTATATTTTACTTCAAAAGGAAAACTTATCCAGACAATTTGTAAAGCTTTTAAAAGCTTTTCTGCCTAAAGCTGTGGCAGAGAGAACCTTGGAGATTGCCGCCATGACAGAAAGAATATTTTCTAACTTCCTGGCAGGACAGTGTGTGGAGGCTGTTATCCTGGGAACTATGTTCTTTATTGCCATGACTATTTTAGATATGCCGTATGCTCTTTTAATTGGAGTATTAATTGCATTTACAGCCTTGATTCCCATATTCGGGGCCTTTATCGGCTGCGCAGTAGGCGTGTTTCTCATGTTAATGCTGAATCCTATGACTGCCCTTGCATTCTTTATTTTATTTAATGTGCTGCAGCAGATAGAAGGAAACCTGATTTATCCTCACGTGGTGGGAGGATCTGTAGGGCTGCCTTCCATATGGGTTTTAATGGCAGTTACTATTGGAGGAAGTCTTATGGGAGTTGTGGGAATGTTAGTATTTATTCCCCTGTGTTCTGTGCTGTACACATTGCTGAAAGAAGAAGTAAACAGAAGACTTAGTGTGAAATAG
- a CDS encoding FAD-dependent oxidoreductase, with amino-acid sequence MIKTDIIVFGAGPAGIAAAISAARNGKEVYLIEIQNKIGGVMSSCPGMMLGAGYPCKKTIGGFFNEFVGLMYRKEPPVAERRACSLENFGDEVVYDHEEAISILYNLLEEAGVKLLINHIVSNVMVENNKITGIEIVNTQKKEIFQAGIYIDCTGNGDIADKAGVPSKTGNDKGLMMGASLTFFMEQVDWEKAFLKDSDPYFTRYAERAIREKRIHQSIPQIYMLRGFRKGSVFFNTVTVTGVDGRDSESILNGTLIARKRAMELAKFCQAELPGFEHSYVSYIGPVVGIRETRKIEGMYQITYEDVEQGRKFEDGIVACDNPLDEVFRDESTKLYSHEAAIKEGDYYTIPFRCLVPEKIENLLFAGRNMSVDIKAFASVRGMPQCMGMGQGAGLGAVIAIEKGCTVQEIPVYELIKRLQDAGVKGIGGQKL; translated from the coding sequence ATGATTAAAACAGATATTATTGTATTTGGCGCTGGACCGGCCGGAATTGCAGCTGCGATTTCAGCGGCAAGAAATGGAAAAGAAGTATATTTAATAGAGATTCAAAATAAAATAGGGGGCGTTATGTCTTCATGTCCAGGGATGATGTTAGGGGCAGGATATCCCTGTAAAAAGACAATCGGCGGATTTTTTAATGAATTTGTAGGATTAATGTATCGCAAGGAACCTCCTGTGGCAGAGAGAAGAGCGTGCAGCCTGGAAAATTTTGGAGATGAGGTAGTTTATGACCATGAAGAGGCGATTTCTATTCTTTATAATCTTTTAGAAGAAGCAGGAGTAAAGTTATTAATTAATCATATTGTCAGTAATGTAATGGTAGAGAACAATAAAATCACTGGTATAGAAATTGTTAATACTCAGAAAAAGGAGATTTTTCAGGCTGGAATTTATATTGACTGTACAGGTAATGGAGATATAGCCGATAAAGCCGGGGTCCCGTCCAAAACAGGAAATGATAAAGGATTAATGATGGGGGCGTCTTTAACATTTTTTATGGAGCAAGTAGATTGGGAAAAAGCATTTTTGAAGGATTCAGATCCATACTTTACAAGGTATGCAGAAAGAGCCATAAGGGAAAAACGGATTCATCAGTCTATTCCGCAAATATATATGTTAAGGGGATTCAGGAAAGGCAGCGTATTTTTTAATACTGTAACAGTGACAGGGGTGGACGGAAGAGATAGTGAAAGTATTTTAAATGGAACCCTAATTGCAAGAAAAAGGGCAATGGAACTGGCTAAGTTTTGCCAAGCGGAGCTGCCAGGGTTTGAACACAGCTATGTATCCTATATAGGACCTGTAGTAGGAATCAGAGAAACCAGAAAAATTGAGGGAATGTATCAAATTACATATGAGGATGTAGAGCAGGGCCGTAAATTTGAGGATGGAATTGTTGCTTGCGACAATCCGCTGGATGAAGTGTTTAGAGATGAAAGCACAAAACTGTATTCCCATGAGGCTGCTATTAAAGAGGGAGATTATTATACGATACCATTTCGATGTCTAGTACCTGAAAAAATTGAAAATTTACTATTTGCAGGAAGAAATATGTCAGTAGATATAAAAGCCTTCGCCTCTGTAAGAGGGATGCCTCAGTGTATGGGAATGGGGCAAGGAGCAGGATTGGGAGCTGTGATTGCTATAGAAAAGGGCTGTACTGTACAGGAGATACCTGTCTATGAACTAATAAAACGTCTTCAGGATGCAGGGGTGAAAGGGATCGGGGGACAGAAATTGTAG